The Neptuniibacter halophilus sequence AGCGGAATTGGTAAGGCGGCCGCCACCTTTTTTTCCCAGTGTGGTGCGACTGTTGTTATCGCTGACTTCAACGATCAAGGCTCATTAGTCGCTGAAGAGATCACTGCCAATGGCGGGAAATGTTTATTCGTAAAAACCAACGTAGTCAAAGAATCCGAAGTCGAAAACCTAGTGGCTAAAACGATAGAAGCATTTGGTCGTTTAGATGGGGCTTTTAATGCAGGTGTAGAACAGGCGATAAAGCCCTTGCACGAAATCGAGGAAACACAATGGGACAAGGTCATAAATATCGATCTGAAAGGTGTCTTTTTATGCATTAAGCATCAAGTGAAAGCGATGCTTAATGCCGGACACGGAGGCGCTATTGTAAATACTTCTTCAACAGTTGGAATTGGCGCTGTGCCATTTGCCGCTGAGTATATCGCAGCAAAAGCGGGAGTGATTGGGTTAACCCGTGCAGCCGCTGTTGACTATGCGCAACATGGCATAAGAGTAAATACCGTCGCACCAGGAATGACTCAAACGGCTATGATTGATCGAATGCCTAAGGATCCAGAACTCATGAAAATATTTGGCGCGATCCAA is a genomic window containing:
- a CDS encoding SDR family NAD(P)-dependent oxidoreductase, whose translation is MTNLKDKVLIVTGGASGIGKAAATFFSQCGATVVIADFNDQGSLVAEEITANGGKCLFVKTNVVKESEVENLVAKTIEAFGRLDGAFNAGVEQAIKPLHEIEETQWDKVINIDLKGVFLCIKHQVKAMLNAGHGGAIVNTSSTVGIGAVPFAAEYIAAKAGVIGLTRAAAVDYAQHGIRVNTVAPGMTQTAMIDRMPKDPELMKIFGAIQAAVPMQRMGQPQEIVEAVGWLLSDAASFITGAVLPVDGGHTAV